The DNA region TCTAACAGATCAATATGGACAACGTAACATCATGCTACTCTCGCTTCTTACACTTGCAGCATCGATTGTTATGATTCCAATTTTTCATTCCATTTGTTTAATCGGCGGTGTACTCACCGCGGTTGGACTATTGCGCAATGCTTTTGAAACCAGTAATCAATCTTTAGTAGTAAGAGTCACACCCATTGCAAGACAGAGTGAAGTTCTATCTATTCGCTATATCATCGTCAACTTTGCTTCTGGAGTTGGGCCACTTATGGGTGCGTGGTTAGGGTATGCGGGTCAAAGTTTAGCGTTTTATATTAATGGTGCTGGATATGTCATTTATGCTTTCATGTTATACATGTTAACTCGTCGTTTGATGAATGATGTAGAAAAAAAATCAACAAAATCAACTATATCCATAAAACGAGCGTACCAAGATATTGTGCACAATAAACCGTTTCTTTTTGGGTTGCTCGCCGCCTGTATGCTGACCTATGGATATATTCAAATTGATGTAACACTTCCGCAAGTGCTAGCGATTCATCATGCAGAAGCGGTTCACTGGTTTGCTTGGATTCTCGTACTTAACACTGCACTTATTGTCACCTGCCAGTGGCCACTTTTCCAGCTTGTACGAGGCTTTTCAAAACGCACAACCATTATAGCAGGTACACTCATTTCTGCCTGTGGATATCTCTCTTTTGGATTGGCACATGACCTCATTTCTTACCTATTGTCCATGGTGATCGTATCAATTGGTGAAATGCTGAGTTTAACACTTATTGTACCGTGGTTACTGGAGGTATCCAACCCGGAATTTCAAGGCGCTTATTTTGGTGCAGCGCGGCTTCGTTTTTTAGGTGATTTTACAGGATCGATTACAGGCGGTATAATTCTTCAACAATTCGGAGTCCTTCCTTTATATATGAGTACAGCTCTAGTGGTTACCACTGCGGTTATATGGTTAACTTTAGCAAATAAATCGTAATTAATGAGATATATTTGCCTGATACTACAAAT from Sulfoacidibacillus ferrooxidans includes:
- a CDS encoding MFS transporter — encoded protein: MFKITRRSLENNLAHVIVPIPIFTWLLLVATAFGKLIYKSAIPFLSLFLLRHDHLSPSIIGLLLGISYLAGAFMSLFAGYLTDQYGQRNIMLLSLLTLAASIVMIPIFHSICLIGGVLTAVGLLRNAFETSNQSLVVRVTPIARQSEVLSIRYIIVNFASGVGPLMGAWLGYAGQSLAFYINGAGYVIYAFMLYMLTRRLMNDVEKKSTKSTISIKRAYQDIVHNKPFLFGLLAACMLTYGYIQIDVTLPQVLAIHHAEAVHWFAWILVLNTALIVTCQWPLFQLVRGFSKRTTIIAGTLISACGYLSFGLAHDLISYLLSMVIVSIGEMLSLTLIVPWLLEVSNPEFQGAYFGAARLRFLGDFTGSITGGIILQQFGVLPLYMSTALVVTTAVIWLTLANKS